The genomic region GGGTAACGGTGTTGCCGGCGTCGTGGGTGGTGAGTTCGATGGTGATTTTGTTGTAAACGTTGGTCCAGTAGGGGTGGTGGTCCATTTTTTCGGCCAGCAGCGCCACGCGGGTCATGAAGGCGAAGGCTTCGGAGAAGTCGGCGAACTGGAAATGGCGCACGAGTTTGTGATCGGTTTCCTGCCACATGGGTATGGATGGGGGTTGGTTTGTGGGGAATAAAATTAGTGAAGAAGTGTTTCGGACCTAATGATAAATTGTTTCCGGTTTATAGGGCAAAATTTTTACCTTTGGGACCTGATTGTCTGGCTCGTTCGGAGCGAAGGAAGCGTTGATAGCCGGACAATTGAGATGTCGATAGAATATTCGTTACAGCCCGCTGGCTTTACCGGCGGGCTGTTTTTTTTGAGCTAAGTTTTGCGGGTAAGTGGCTGATTTGTCGGTAAAAACGGCGCAGATGGCCTTTTTTGTAAAAAAATCTTGCGGGCCCGCTATTGACAAGACCGGAAAATCGCCCTACCTTTGTGTCATCAAATCGGCGATGTCGCCTCTAGAGGGATGGCAGAGCGGTCGAATGCGGCGGTCTTGAAAACCGTTGACTGTAACAGGTCCGGGGGTTCGAATCCCTCTCCCTCTGCTAAAAAGCTCGTTTCCAAGTTGGAGACGGGCTTTTTGCGTTTACGCCTCTCATTTGGACTGCGCTTTTGACACGATACAACTAAAAATAATTATATTGCCATACTTCTACTTCTAAATATTTACTATAAAATGACGAGCGAAAAGTTTTTATCAGATATAGAAAATATACAAAAGGCAATTGAATCAAAGAAGCTAGTTGTATTTGTAGGCGCTGGCGTCTCAATGAATTCAGGCCTTCCGAGTTGGAATGAATTAGTTAAGCAATTAAAATATGGTATTGGAATAGATGACAATGACACAACAGATCCTTTACAAGTAGCGCAAATTTATTATAATCAAAAAGGTCATAAAGAATACATTGAAAAGGTTAGGAACCTGTTATTTCATAAAAGAGGCGTATATAACGAACTTCATGATGTAATTTTTGACTTAAATCCTGAACATGTAATCACTACAAATTATGATAATTTTCTTGAACAAGTAATTAGAAAAAGAGCTTTACCTTTCTCAATAATTAAAGAAGATAAAGATTTTCCGTATTCAAAAAATAGCAATTTATTAGTTAAAATTCACGGAGACCTTGATAATGATAATTTTGTATTGAAAGAAGACGATTACTTATCGTATCAGGATGAGCACCCATTGTTCGATGCTTTTATCAAGTCAATATTCTCAACAAAGGTCGTTTTGTTTATTGGCTATGGATATTCAGATCCTAACCTTAAAATTATACTCCACAAAGTTAGAAATATCTTGGGGAAGGATTATCAAAATTCATTCCTGCTTACACATTCTCACTTTTCAGAGTATAAACATGAGTATTTGAAAAATAAAGGAATTACTGTAATTAGTTTTGAAGATAATCAAGATGCAATAGATAGCTATATAAAAGGGGCAAACTTTAAAAAAAATATATATATCGATGACAACATATCCTTGAAAATTCCAGGATTATATTTATACAAATTGGTAAAATTTATAAAATATTATGATAGAGAGGAAGAAAAACTGAATAGGAAAGAAGTGCTAGATCAAATGTATCTGTCATTACTTAAATACAATGAATTAAGATCATTGCCATATTTTTTTATTGCTAGTATTTTTCCATTTAATAATGTCAAAAAGCAAGTAGGGTATAATATTCATTCGCAATATTCCTTAAAGATAAGAAACTCGTTCATTGTAGATTTTTTTAACGATAATACTCACAATGAACATGGATTTACTTCTTTTACAGAAACGTATATAGGATTGCTTAGTAATTATGAAGCATCAAGTAAAAAAGACAAGTTGAATTATATTATAGAAAAGTTAAATTCAAGTGGAATATATCAGCTTGACTTAAGCCATGATGCTAGAAATAGGTCAAAAGAGCATAAGCCTGTAGAATTATTTACAGGCATCGATAAAGAATGCGATTGCCTTAAGTGCTTGTATGAAAAGCTTAAATTTAATACGTTATTTATTAATTTAACTGCCCATCATATAACAGATACTTCTAATATTGTAAATGACCTAACTTTGGCTTATACTAATTATAAAGTTGGCAATATTTATGCATCTTGTTTGCTATATGAAGAGTTAGCATTAAAGGCGTGGGAAAGCTCTAATTATATAATTTATTACATAGCAAAATACAGCTTTAAAACTTTAACACATTTTATTGAATATAAAGAGTATAAAAATATACCAAAAGATACAATTAAATTGATTCAGGAAAAAGGTGAAAGAATCAACCTTGAGCAAATAATGAATCAGCTTAGATTTTTGCCTGAAGAACATTTAGAGTTGATTAAATATATAAGGGACGGAAAAGTTTTGCAATATTGTAAATATAGTATTGATGAATTATATGAGAAAATAGTTGTGACTTATGATAAACTTAATAGAGGTATAATATATTACTCAGGGCCAGATTACTTTAATCAGATATTGTTTCATCTTACTTCTTTAACAAATTTTTATTCGATTAATTGTATTGTATATGATGCTTTTGGTAATTACAAGGATTGTGTAAACAAAGCTTTGAAAGGCTTATTAATTTGCTATAAGTTTTCAAATAACTATCCTTATAATAATACACAATTGAATTATGGGTTTTGTCACAATTTTGTACATTATGCTACTTTAGAGGATTACAAAGAATTTTTTATTACTTATTCAATTGAAGAAATAAAGCTTGATGAAGATTCTGTAAGTTATTTGTTAGATTTAATCAACAATTATGCTACTTCATTATTTAATGAAAATATTTATTCCTCAAGATTAGACAAAAATAATTTAGTTCATTCGCATATAGCAAAAAAAGTATTTAACGACAATTATCTTAAAATTGTCGAAAATTTGCTTTTCCTTCTTAGCTTAACGAACATTGAGCAGGAAAGAATAAAAATCACATTAAAAAACTTGCTTAAGCTAATAGAAACATCTGAATTCTTTTATTGGAAACATTTTACCTATTTTTATGCGATACTTATAAAGTACGAAATGATAATTGATGGTAATTATTTTGAAAAGTTATTTGATGTTTTTACTCAGAAAGATGAGGCAACACTTGGCGACTTTGTAATGGAAATAAGTAAAATATATTATAATAAACAAAGTATTTATAGGCTATCAAATAAACTTCATTTTGAAAGAATGATGCATATTGTGCATGATGGAAATACAAATAATGTATATATTCACGGTGATTATATAATTAATTTATGGAAAATAGTTTGTGATGAATATAGAGATGTAGTTAGAGGTAAAATAATAGATAAGCTATCAAGTGACTTTGATGAGAATATATATGTAAAATCATCGCATTTAAATATTATTAATTATAAAATGTTTTTTAAAGAGTACCTTTCCTATGTTCAAAAAATGAACAATTCATATGAAAAATATGAGAAACATAATGGATTTAGTTATAGTGAGTTTTTTACGTTAATAATAATGATGTATAAACTTGAGATTGTCTTGGATGAATCTGATATTGATATCTTAGGGGAGTTGGAAGACTTCATGAAATTTTATATAAATCCAAGCTTGTTCGATGTAAATTCTATAAATATTGAATGGTTAAATTTAACTAATCATTCGACTATACATAAACACTTAAGTCGTTTTTCATATATATCTCAAACTATAAAAAATTATATTCGTAAGAACGAATCTAAATTAGATTATAAAAATTTATATGTAACTTACTATTTGTAGAAGGTTACTTATTGATATACGTTTACGCCTTAGAGCTAAGCCGGTTTGTTAGCTTTGAAAAGTTGCACTGGTCTTTTAAGCCTTGAACAGTTCTATGAATATTCTTTGCTTAAATTGCTATCAGCTTACATTAATTTCTTTCCTTGATGGAAAGAATAAAGCCCATTTCCATGAAAGGAAAGCGGTTTGTCTTAGGTAAACTTGTCTTTATGCTTTTTTTTCTAATATTCCAGTAGACTTTCAACACGAGCAGACTCTTTTAATTTCTCGCTTTAAGGCCATTTTTTCTTCTTTGACTTTTCTTCAATCAACTTAACCAACCCCTCACCCCATCCCCAACCCCCAAACTCCCTTTCTATTTACCCCACATTCTTCCGAGTCCACGCGCTCCAACTGCTTTGTTTAACAAAAACATAATGACCGGCGGGGTGAGGGACAGGCCGACGCGCGCTACCTTCCGGTAAATAAACGCCTGGTGGTCATGGATGCCCTCAAAATTGGTCTGTTAGTGCTGGCCGGACTGGTCCTTTTTCTGTTTGCCCTGAACAACCTCTCCGATGGCCTAAAAGCCCTCTCCGGGAAGAAGCTCCGCAAAGGACTGGCGCGCTTTACGCACAATGTCTTCACGGGCATCCTGACGGGAATCGTCGTGACTACGCTGCTGGATTCTTCCTCGGCGGTCATCATCATGGCGATTGCGCTGGTCAATAGCGGGGCTTTGACCTTTCGCCAGGCGCTGGGAATCGTGTTGGGGGCCAACATCGGCACGACCT from Tellurirhabdus rosea harbors:
- a CDS encoding 4a-hydroxytetrahydrobiopterin dehydratase; the encoded protein is MWQETDHKLVRHFQFADFSEAFAFMTRVALLAEKMDHHPYWTNVYNKITIELTTHDAGNTVTQKDRELAGAIDRILND
- a CDS encoding SIR2 family protein yields the protein MTSEKFLSDIENIQKAIESKKLVVFVGAGVSMNSGLPSWNELVKQLKYGIGIDDNDTTDPLQVAQIYYNQKGHKEYIEKVRNLLFHKRGVYNELHDVIFDLNPEHVITTNYDNFLEQVIRKRALPFSIIKEDKDFPYSKNSNLLVKIHGDLDNDNFVLKEDDYLSYQDEHPLFDAFIKSIFSTKVVLFIGYGYSDPNLKIILHKVRNILGKDYQNSFLLTHSHFSEYKHEYLKNKGITVISFEDNQDAIDSYIKGANFKKNIYIDDNISLKIPGLYLYKLVKFIKYYDREEEKLNRKEVLDQMYLSLLKYNELRSLPYFFIASIFPFNNVKKQVGYNIHSQYSLKIRNSFIVDFFNDNTHNEHGFTSFTETYIGLLSNYEASSKKDKLNYIIEKLNSSGIYQLDLSHDARNRSKEHKPVELFTGIDKECDCLKCLYEKLKFNTLFINLTAHHITDTSNIVNDLTLAYTNYKVGNIYASCLLYEELALKAWESSNYIIYYIAKYSFKTLTHFIEYKEYKNIPKDTIKLIQEKGERINLEQIMNQLRFLPEEHLELIKYIRDGKVLQYCKYSIDELYEKIVVTYDKLNRGIIYYSGPDYFNQILFHLTSLTNFYSINCIVYDAFGNYKDCVNKALKGLLICYKFSNNYPYNNTQLNYGFCHNFVHYATLEDYKEFFITYSIEEIKLDEDSVSYLLDLINNYATSLFNENIYSSRLDKNNLVHSHIAKKVFNDNYLKIVENLLFLLSLTNIEQERIKITLKNLLKLIETSEFFYWKHFTYFYAILIKYEMIIDGNYFEKLFDVFTQKDEATLGDFVMEISKIYYNKQSIYRLSNKLHFERMMHIVHDGNTNNVYIHGDYIINLWKIVCDEYRDVVRGKIIDKLSSDFDENIYVKSSHLNIINYKMFFKEYLSYVQKMNNSYEKYEKHNGFSYSEFFTLIIMMYKLEIVLDESDIDILGELEDFMKFYINPSLFDVNSINIEWLNLTNHSTIHKHLSRFSYISQTIKNYIRKNESKLDYKNLYVTYYL